TAATTGTTTGTCCTACCGATAGTCCGGATAGTCCAATCAATACATAGTCTTCATAATTCTTTACGCCTTCGACTTTAATATCTGCTATCTCATACTTTTTGGGTGTTCCGGAGTATAAGATGACAGGTTTTGAGTCTTCATCAGTGTTAGCATTTTGCGCAACGCCTGTTGTCGCAAAGCAGCACAGGCAGACAAACGTTATGAATATAAAGGAAATACGATAATGCATTTATGTTATAATTTGATGTTTCGAGTTATATTAGCTGATCTGTTCACTGGTTTTGCCGAATCGGCGTTCCCTTTGTTGGTATTCCCAAATGGCTTTGTAGAGTTCTTCTTTGTTGAAGTCCGGCCAGAAGGTATCACAAAAATAAAGCTCCGAATAAGCACATTGCCATAGAAGGTAATTGCTTAACCGGATTTCTCCTCCCGTGCGGATCAGTAAATCCGGATCGGGCATAAAATTAGTATTCAGATGAGATGAGATATACTCATCGGTTATTTGTTCGGGAGATATTTCTCCCGTTTTTACCTGCGTTGCTATTTGCCGTACTGCTTCAGTTATTTCCCAACGTGATGAGTAACTAAGAGCTAGTACCATATACATTCCACTATTCTTGGATGTGCGTTCTATACATGATGCCAAACTTTTCTGAACTTCAACCGGCAACTTCTTGAAATCACCGATTACGTTGAAGCGAATATTGTTCTTCATCAGTGTCTCTTCTTCAATAGATTCGAGCAATAGATTCATCAAAGCTGCTATCTCGTCTTGTGGTCGATTCCAGTTCTCGGTAGAGAAGGTATAAAGTGTCAGGTACTTAATCCCCAGTCTGGCAGCCTCTTCAGTAATATTCTGTACCGTTTCAGCGCCAGCACGGTGACCGTAAGTACGTTCTTCCCCTCGTTGTTTTGCCCATCGTCCGTTGCCGTCCATGATGATGGCTACGTGTTGTGGTATCCGAGTTTTGTCTATTTGTTCTATATAGGACATCTTTTTATTTTAAACGTATACGTTTTTTATTTCTTGGCATTTGCCAAATCAAACCATAGTTGATTAAGACGACCACGCCATACCTCTGAACCATGCTCATACGTATGTGTTTCAGTTGTGGTTGCCTTTGTACTTTCTTCTTTCTCTACCTCTTCTTTGAAACTAGCATTTCCTTTACTAAAGATAATCCATAGATTTTGAGTATTAGGATCTAGCACCATTGAATAGTTGGTTTTGCCTCTGAATTCAGGATCTACGCTAGGGTTTGGAGTTCCTCCTTTGCTCCAATCTCTATGGGGGAAGGAGAATTTTGCATTCGCCTTTTTCCAGAATAATCCTTGATTGGAAACATAAATAGAACTGAAGTCTTGACCAAATATGTATACTAAGTCATTATAATATATAATAGATGGTTGAGTGTATTTAGGACAGTATGCAACAGAGGAAGTAGTTGAGAACTCAACCCATTTGTTTCCGTCATATCCCCATACAATGGTCGTTTCTAATTCACTGTCATCAGCCAAAGTCGCTGTTTCTGTATCTCCTACTAAAAGGACAGATTTAATATTTGTCGCAGATTCATATACCGTGTAAGATATATTTTTAGTTGGGAAGTTAGCAGGCACTTTTCCTTCGTTATAAGTTTCAAGTGTCTCTTGTTGTTCATTATTTGTTTGATGATAGAAATAGCGTTGACCATCTGCTCCTTTCTTTATATAACAAATTCTGCTAACATCTTTATTTGTTAATGTGGCTAAAAGTAACTCCACTCCGTCACCAAATTTCGTGGATGCCTCCCAATTTATTCCATCTTCAGATTCATAAACTTTATCATCGGATGTGGCATATAGCATGGCGTTACTTCCATCGAACTGGAAGGTTATGATAGAAGTCGGAAGTTTACCTGCCGGTAATCCTTCTATTTCTATACGATTCCAACTGCCAAAATTGGTTAAAGAGTTTTTGTATGCATATAATTGACTGCCAACTACCGAGTATGTGAAAACTTCATTTCCCCAAATAATAGATTTTTGTTCTCCTACAATTTGGTCATCTATTTTATTCATATATTTCCACCTCAACGAATCCGGATCATAGTTATGCACATTTACCTTAATAGTATATTCCTTAGTTTGATTAGGAGATATACCTGCTAATGCTTCTGTTGACCATACCTTTATAGTAAGCGGTTTTCGAAGATCGATTGAATCATTGATGTTTAAGACGGAATCGTTTCCGCTTTTGTCCTTCATTGTAACAACACCTGATGCAGTTGTTAATGTTTTGATTAAAATCTTGTCAATGATGGTATCGGCATGAACAGGAAGTGAGTCTTCGTTATAGATTTCACATGATAATTGGTCAATTGTGAATTTATACTTTACCCCATACCCCCCGATTGTGTCAAGTTCAAACGCATGTATAGTTGCATCCGGGCTATATTCGATGTTATTATCGTCATCAAGACATGACGTTATAACAAATGACACCATGAAAAAACTCGCAATGAATGATAAAAACTTTATTTTCATTTGAAAGATTGTGTTTATTTACAAGTTGCAAAAATAGAAACATTTTTTCCGATAATGAACATTACAGGTAAGTTTTATATAAAATTATAGATAATAACACTGTTTTTATCGACGTAAAACCCCTGAATAGAACTATCTTAGCTATATTCGACGAACATAATGCCAAATATGTCTTTCGAAGTGCTCTTCTATCGAATAACTAAAATTATCGTCCATTTGAGGTGCTTTAACACCGGAGTGTAACCGGCTGGGACACTTTTCGATATAGGCTTCATCCCATAGTTCATTATCAATGAATGATTGCAACAATTGCCTGCCTCCTTCCACCAATAATGATTGTATCTTTCGTTGATACAATGCTTCCATGATCTGTTTCAGTGGGTTATGGCTAAAGTTGATAGTGATATATGTGATGTTCTTTTTTTCTGGCTGTTGCTTTTCAGTAAAGATTAATGTAGGCACGTTTCCATCGAATATTTGTAAATCATCTGGAAGGGATAACGCGCGATCTAACACAACGCGTATCGGGTTGTGTCCATACCAATTACGTACCGTAAGTGACGGGTTGTCCAATAAAGCAGTTCGTCTGCCTACCATAATCGCATCCGCCTCCGCTCTTTTTTTATGCACTAGCATGGAAGTAAAAGGAGAGGAGAGGAGTACCGGTTTTCCACCTGTACGTTCTATATCAATAAAGTGATCGGCTGATTCTGCCCATTTCAGTGTGATGAAAGGACGGTGAAGTGTGTTAAATGTGATAAAACGGCGAATCAGCGATTTGCATTCTTCCTCTAATACACCGACTGTCACTTCCCGTCCGGCATCCCGTAGTTTCTGAATTCCCCGTCCGGCTACTTCAGAAAAAGGGTCTTGGCAACCGATAACAATATGTGGTATCTGCTTCTCTATAATAAGATCAGCACAAGGAGGCGTTTTTCCATAATGCGAACAAGGCTCCAGGCTGACATAAATCGTAGAACGTTTCAATAATGACTCATCTTTGACAGCACGGATCGCATTAACCTCCGCGTGTGCCTCGCCACAGCGAATGTGGTAACCTTCGCCGATAATTTGCCCGTCACATACAATAACAGCCCCTACCATCGGGTTTGGAGATACGTTGCATAACCCGTTCTTTGCAAGCTCAATGCAACGTCTCATGTATTTTTCTTCTTCCATTTTGGTGCTCTTCGCCATATTATTCTTACTTTTGCACTCCGAAATTGTGAAAATATGAATCGTATCACCGCTTACATTCGCCAATCTTTGCAGGAAGTATATCCACCGGAGGAGGTAAAAGCCCTTTCGATGCTGATTTGTTGCGACATGTTAGGTTTAGATGCGCTCGATATTTACATGGGCAAAGATATAATTTTATCTGAATGCAAACAGCGTGAATTAGAAAACATTATATTCCGTTTACAGAAAAATGAACCTATACAGTACATTCGTGGTATTGCGGAGTTTTGTGGAAGGAATTTTAAGGTTGCTTCCGGCGTACTGATTCCCCGGCCGGAGACCGCGGAGCTTGTGGAACTAATAGTAGAGGAGAATCCAAATGCTCGGCGTCTATTAGATATAGGTACGGGAAGCGGATGTATTGCGATCTCTTTGGATAAAAAACTTCCGGATGCAGAAGTAGAAGCTTGGGATATTTCGGGAGAAGCATTGGCTATTGCTCGTAAAAACAATGAAGCCTTGGAAGCTCGGGTGAGATTTCTACAAAGAGATGTTCTGGCCGATGACTGGGGAAAGATACCGTCTTTCGATGTTATTGTTAGCAATCCGCCTTATGTGACCGAAACGGAAAAGAACGAAATGGACGCTAATGTCCTTGATTGGGAACCGGGGCTGGCCCTGTTTGTTCCTGACGAGGACCCTTTACGGTTTTATAATCGTATCGCCCGTCTGGGAAGTGAATTGCTCTTGCCGGGTGGGAAACTTTATTTTGAAATCAACCAGGCCTATGGTCGGGAAACAGCACACATGCTTGAAATGAACCAATATCGTGATGTTCGTGTTATAAAAGACATATTTGGAAAAGATAGAATAGTTACAGCTAACCGATGAGTGCACAATTAACTGATGAAGAGGCTTTAAATCGCGTAGCCTCTTACTGCTCCACTGCCGAGCATTGCCGGGCAGAAATAAATGAGAAGTTACAACGTTGGGGAATTGCCTATGATACCATTGCGCGTATTCTTGACCGACTGGAATCAGAGAAGTTTATTGATGATGAACGTTTCTGCAGGGCTTTTGTAAATGACAAGTTCCGCTTTGCCAAATGGGGGAAAATGAAAATAGCCCAGGGACTTTATATGAAGAAGATCCCATCAGATGTGGCATGGCGTTATCTGAACGAAATAGATGAAGAAGAATACCTTTCTATTTTGCGTGACCTGCTGGCTTCGAAACGGAAAAGTGTCCATGCGGCAGACGATTATGAATTGAATGGAAAGCTGATGCGATTCGCTATGAGTCGTGGTTTTGAACTGAAAGATATTAAACGTTGTATCGACATTCCCGATGAAGAGGAACAAATTGACTGAAAAAATAAACGGATTCTTCTTTTTATTTTCGTTCAATTTCTGTACTTTTGCGGCAAATAATTAATAGTTAGTTTAGTTATGAAAAACTTAGAGAGACTATTTGCAGAGAAACTGTTGAAAATTAAAGCTATTAAACTTCAACCCGCTAACCCTTTTACATGGGCTTCCGGATGGAAATCTCCCTTTTACTGTGACAACCGTAAAACTCTGTCCTATCCTTCTCTTCGTAATTTTGTGAAGATTGAAATTACACGTCTGATATTGGAGCGATTCGGACAGGTGGATGCGATTGCAGGTGTGGCTACAGGTGCTATTCCGCAGGGAGCTTTAGTAGCTGATGCATTGAATCTGCCGTTCGTGTATGTTCGTTCTACCCCCAAAGATCACGGATTGGAAAACTTGATTGAAGGTGAGCTTCGTCCGGGTATGAAA
The Bacteroides caecimuris DNA segment above includes these coding regions:
- a CDS encoding isoprenyl transferase gives rise to the protein MSYIEQIDKTRIPQHVAIIMDGNGRWAKQRGEERTYGHRAGAETVQNITEEAARLGIKYLTLYTFSTENWNRPQDEIAALMNLLLESIEEETLMKNNIRFNVIGDFKKLPVEVQKSLASCIERTSKNSGMYMVLALSYSSRWEITEAVRQIATQVKTGEISPEQITDEYISSHLNTNFMPDPDLLIRTGGEIRLSNYLLWQCAYSELYFCDTFWPDFNKEELYKAIWEYQQRERRFGKTSEQIS
- a CDS encoding DUF6242 domain-containing protein; its protein translation is MKIKFLSFIASFFMVSFVITSCLDDDNNIEYSPDATIHAFELDTIGGYGVKYKFTIDQLSCEIYNEDSLPVHADTIIDKILIKTLTTASGVVTMKDKSGNDSVLNINDSIDLRKPLTIKVWSTEALAGISPNQTKEYTIKVNVHNYDPDSLRWKYMNKIDDQIVGEQKSIIWGNEVFTYSVVGSQLYAYKNSLTNFGSWNRIEIEGLPAGKLPTSIITFQFDGSNAMLYATSDDKVYESEDGINWEASTKFGDGVELLLATLTNKDVSRICYIKKGADGQRYFYHQTNNEQQETLETYNEGKVPANFPTKNISYTVYESATNIKSVLLVGDTETATLADDSELETTIVWGYDGNKWVEFSTTSSVAYCPKYTQPSIIYYNDLVYIFGQDFSSIYVSNQGLFWKKANAKFSFPHRDWSKGGTPNPSVDPEFRGKTNYSMVLDPNTQNLWIIFSKGNASFKEEVEKEESTKATTTETHTYEHGSEVWRGRLNQLWFDLANAKK
- the ribD gene encoding bifunctional diaminohydroxyphosphoribosylaminopyrimidine deaminase/5-amino-6-(5-phosphoribosylamino)uracil reductase RibD, producing MAKSTKMEEEKYMRRCIELAKNGLCNVSPNPMVGAVIVCDGQIIGEGYHIRCGEAHAEVNAIRAVKDESLLKRSTIYVSLEPCSHYGKTPPCADLIIEKQIPHIVIGCQDPFSEVAGRGIQKLRDAGREVTVGVLEEECKSLIRRFITFNTLHRPFITLKWAESADHFIDIERTGGKPVLLSSPFTSMLVHKKRAEADAIMVGRRTALLDNPSLTVRNWYGHNPIRVVLDRALSLPDDLQIFDGNVPTLIFTEKQQPEKKNITYITINFSHNPLKQIMEALYQRKIQSLLVEGGRQLLQSFIDNELWDEAYIEKCPSRLHSGVKAPQMDDNFSYSIEEHFERHIWHYVRRI
- the prmC gene encoding peptide chain release factor N(5)-glutamine methyltransferase, with the protein product MNRITAYIRQSLQEVYPPEEVKALSMLICCDMLGLDALDIYMGKDIILSECKQRELENIIFRLQKNEPIQYIRGIAEFCGRNFKVASGVLIPRPETAELVELIVEENPNARRLLDIGTGSGCIAISLDKKLPDAEVEAWDISGEALAIARKNNEALEARVRFLQRDVLADDWGKIPSFDVIVSNPPYVTETEKNEMDANVLDWEPGLALFVPDEDPLRFYNRIARLGSELLLPGGKLYFEINQAYGRETAHMLEMNQYRDVRVIKDIFGKDRIVTANR
- a CDS encoding regulatory protein RecX; this translates as MSAQLTDEEALNRVASYCSTAEHCRAEINEKLQRWGIAYDTIARILDRLESEKFIDDERFCRAFVNDKFRFAKWGKMKIAQGLYMKKIPSDVAWRYLNEIDEEEYLSILRDLLASKRKSVHAADDYELNGKLMRFAMSRGFELKDIKRCIDIPDEEEQID
- the pyrE gene encoding orotate phosphoribosyltransferase — its product is MKNLERLFAEKLLKIKAIKLQPANPFTWASGWKSPFYCDNRKTLSYPSLRNFVKIEITRLILERFGQVDAIAGVATGAIPQGALVADALNLPFVYVRSTPKDHGLENLIEGELRPGMKVVVVEDLISTGGSSLKAVEAIRRDGCEVIGMVAAYTYGFPVAQEAFKNAKVTLVTLTNYEAVLDVALRTGYIEKEDIQTLNEWRKDPAHWDAGK